acagCTGGAgtagagatcccccatcatgcagtgcttccctgcttttctggtcccagagatccatgcggttcttgccttggaatctctgttgtCCATTCtatatgctaatggagatgcctccctgtcccatctttgatgcaaatgaggctaggggagtttccttaatcctgtcacccttgtctggaggggtttaggtgtgtctcccactgccttttcattgctttttgtaagtctttcttctgatcggctttggttcaagcaaaggctgggggaagggatggtCTTTCGTgagccagacaggctgggtactgcaccctggttccccaagaacacagagctgacaggtaacaTCTGTGCCCAGCCGGAAGCCTCCTGCATTCTCACTTCTGGTCCCCCAAACTTTTAAACCATGGTGTCACCTCTCATCCTTTGACCTTTGCCCTTCACCAGCCCCTTCCAGCCAAGGGTctccaaagcactttccaaacagGAATGAACTAAAACTCAAAACCATTTTTCTGGGTGAGGTAAGGATCATTATCCCTGTtatacagagagggaaactgaggcaatgagATGGGAACTGACTCCTCTAAAATCATACAGCGGAGCTATAGGAGAACTGAATTcaaatctcctgattcccagccatATGTCTTAATCACAAGCCCTTCCTTCGTCTCAGATGTTTCTGCTGATGTAATAGAAACACTGGACCCCAGGAAAACTTGTCATGGACTTTTgcattcttcccccacccctggcacCCTCACAGAGTGGTGACACTTCAAAGTAAAGCTTCACATTAGTATTAATCTAGCAGCTACTGACTCTGCAAGAGCTGAAGCAGCAGAATAAGCTTTTACAGAATATTTTATTACATCCTTCACACAGACCCCAAACTTCTGGTTCACTGTGCATGATTTATTACAGGCATGCTGGCTTCTTGCCTTGGAGATGCTCTCCCTAACAGATTGCTTCTTAATTTGGAGCTGAAAGACCAGATAGTGTGAGCACGAAACCAGAAACCATGAAATTTAACATCAGAAACCTATAACTGCAGATTCCCAGATAACAGGTCCTGCTTAGACTGCTCAAAAGGGGGCTCATCTCTGTCTAAACTCCCTGCTGAGACACAGACATGCTCAGTAATAAACTTCCTGGAGGGAGCATCGAAATGCCCTGAGAATCCAGAGTGACCCTCGGTGCCGGTCTCCCCCATAAGGCCTTTCCTTTTCAATTTTTACTGAAACATTCTTGGGTTTTACAAAAGCCATAATTCCATTTTTACTGATTTCCCCCCTAATTTTGGAAGTGCTGGAACACGCTAGATCCAGCTCCCTGCTCCGGAAGGAGAGCTGGGTGTCCCAGGTGACCTAGCCATCATCTCCCCTTcctgagtggggagctgggtcAGAAATACCGGAAGCACTCGAGTGCTGGTAATCGTCGTGTCATCAGTTTCGCATTCTCCACATACAAGTACCAGCTTTACAGACAGCATGGAGagttgtgacagggtgctgggcatgaactgctgagccagccctctgtcacACCAGCTCCTATTCAGGGAGATAAATTGGAGTTGGCTAGAGAAACCTGCGTCTGATGGGCAAAAGGGAAACAGGTGCCAGCCTGATTAGTTGGGGGCTTCATAAAAGCCTCAGGGGACGATAAGGGGCGGCAGACACAAGAGGGGAAGCCAGAGACTGGAAGGAGTGTGGCAACTCTTCTGTCCTGCCTGTAGAGGCTGGGAAGTCCTTCAGACTGAAACCCCCATGCTGTATATGGTGACACGGTGGTGAGATTGCACCCTGTAAATAAACTGCAGTGGTGGTTGCTGAACTTGAGGGTCTGTGAGTGGTTTTTGGAGaaagcagagcagaggcaggaccaaggggAGCCCTGTTATGCTCTGTTACACATGGGGGCCTGTCCGGGATCCTGAGCCAGTGCCAAGTTTGGTGGCCCAGAGATGAAAGAGATGCTGCAGTGGCTGGTAAGGCAGCAGGAGGACACGCAGAAGGCTATGCAAAGCTTGCAGCAATCCCCCCAGGTGAAGAGGCAGGGTTTGCTTACCTGGCAGGCCGAGTTGCAGAAGAGCCTGCAGGAGCAGGCCAGCGTACAGCAGGTCCTGCAGAGGATGGCGAGTCCCATGGTGGGGGATGGCATCTGGGCACAGGACGATGTGATATGGGCCCGGCAGGTGACCCAGTTGCGTTCCTCCCCACTTTCGAGCAGCTAGCCATGGGGACTGGATGGGATAGAGCAACCTGGGCCCTGTGGCTCGCACCCTATCTAGCAGGCAAAGCCCAAACTGCCTAAATGCTCCTGAGTGAGGAGCAGGCCAGGAGGTACGAGGCAGTAAAGGTGGCTGTCCTGGATTGGATGGGACTGTCCTCTGAGAAATACTGCCAGAAGTTATGGTCAGCAAGGGAGTTGGGGGGGTTACGGCCCCAGGCGTTTGCCCAAAGCTTAATGGGCTGGGCCACCCACTGGCTGAGACCCAGCACCCAGACAATGAGGGGATTATGGACGCATTGGTCCTAGAACAGCTCCTACAGGACCTCTCCGACAACATATGAGTGTGGGTTAGGCGGCATCAACGGAGTATAGTGGCAGGGGCCGTGAAACTGACCAAGGAGTATGCGGAGGCCAATTTCCTCAGAAAAAAGGGACAACAATACAAAGATTTGGAGTCTGGGAGAAAGCCCAAGAACCCCCACCCAGAAAGGGCCCAGAGAGGAAAAGGGAAGACACCCGGGGAGCTCCACCTGGGGCCCGACTGATCATTCGAGGCAGTGCAGGCGACCGGGACATAAAAAGGGGGACTGCTCGTACATGGAGTGTGGATTTGCCGAGTTTTGTGGCTGGACTAatgctggagggaaggggcagagactgTCCACCGTTCTGGTGATGGTGGGGAGGAAACCACAGAGGGCCCTAATAGATACAGCCTCAGCCTGGTTTCTTATCCAGAGGTGGCTGGTAAAGCCACACTGGATGATTCCCGGAGCCAAGATGAATCTCGAATGTGTCCTTGGGGATAAGAGACAGTGGCCTATAGCCCAGGGGCCCCTCAAGGTCCAGGGCAGGTTCCAGTGGAAATGGGTTGGGGTAGCAGAGGGGCTGCCTTTTCCGGTGGTGTTGGGCATGGACTGGGACCCCTTCCCAGGAGGGAAAGGAGGCAGTGGGAGGAAGCCACCATGGGGAAAAGGGGAGGCCTCCCGATGACGGAGGTAGAACCACCTAAATCACGAAGCCCCAGTAGAGAGGGAGACCAATCCCCTTAGGAAATTGCAGTGAAAAGCCTGTCAGGAAGGAAGATGGGGGAGACATCCCGCCCAAGGCCCTGAGCAGAGGAGAAAGGCCCACCGGTGCTCCCTACAAGGGTGACCCCCAGGAGAAGAGGCCCAGGCTCGGTGGGTTTGAGAAACCTGAGGCCCTGGGTGTCCAGTGGGAAGTAGGGACCAACCCCGAACTCCTGCCagaagggaatgggggaaaagGACAGGGAACACACCCAGGTGTGTGTGTTGCAGTGGACCTATGGGGgtatccacccccccacacagtgTAATTTCTGTGGGTGGGGGGTAAATGAATCCCACAAGGAGGACCTGGGGGTCACCCGAAGGTGGAAGGAGAACTCCCCTGTAGTGCCCAATCCAGTAGAGGGAAGAGGGGACGGGGAAGGATGAACCTGGCGGTTAGATAACGGGGGGaggtgtgtgacagggtgctgggcacaAACTGCTGAGCCAGCCCTCTCACTCCAGCTCCCATTAAGGGAGGTAAATTGGAGCTGCCTAGAGTAACCTGTGCCTGATTGGCAAAGGGGAAACAGGTGCCAGCCTGATTAGCCTGGGGCTACATAAAAGCCAGTCTGAAGAAGGGAAGCTGGAGAGTGGGAGTTCCTCTTTCCTGGTGGCAGAGGCTGGGAAGTCCTTCAGCCTGAAACCGCCATGCTGTATATAGTGAGATGGTGGTGGGATTGCAtcttgtaaataaactgcactggtGATTGCTGAACCTGAGGGTCTGGGAGTGGTTTTTGGAGCAGAGGCAGGCCCAAAAAGGGCCCGTTTATGCCCTCTTACAAGAGTTGTCAAcattcaaaacaaataaaagttgGGCAACTGCTTTTCATGCTGAAGTGGGTTGAAAATGAAAAACTGTAGCTTACTGTGTTTCCAAACATAAGGGTTTTTCTGACAGCTTACAAAACCAAAAGCAGCAGAAGACAGTGATCCTTATCCTGATATTTATCCAGAAAATGGCAACATTCATTTCTTGCACCAATTATCCCCCATTCTTTGTAATTGATATTATAAAAATTAATTAGATTCCcaggaaattttaaataaaacaacccccccccccacacacacacaacaaagggCCTTAtaacccagccagcccctctgTACTGTTCCTCCGAGCTAATCCAGAGGAACCCACAATTACAAATGTCACAGTGACCTTGCAGATGCCGCTCACTGCTGATCCCTCCCTGTGATGCAGATATGCCCCCTACACCTCATGGTGATCCCCACACTGTGCAAGCAGAGAAATCTCACAAAGTAAGCATGGCTGCATCCTCCTGGGAGTTCCCAGGCTCTGTGGCTGAGTGGCATTGCTGGGATGGGGGCACAGGGGAGGCATGGCTACCATCATGCTCATCACTGTGAGTGACTCACTCTCACCTCCTTTGctactttctctctccttctgcagCAGTAACTGTGACCTGGACTATGAGCTCTACAGGGACGATTTCCCATACAGGTGAGCGATGTCTGGTCCCTGGGCACCTGCCAGCTCTTCCCCCTTTGGTGTTTAGAGGAGGAGGACTGATGAAGCACTGTTCGAATTCCTTTCCCGCCCTGTATCCCAGCTCTGAGTGCCCCAGAACAGAGGGGGCCAAGTTTCATTTACCTAAGGGTATGTCACCATGGCAGAGGAAGAGCTGGTTGTAGCATGGGCTAGGCATACCCATGCCAGCTTTAAGCTAGCTAGCGtggatagtgtagacatggcagcACAGGCTAATAACCTGAGCACAAACCTCTGGGGGAGCCTGGCTGCGCCCTGGGGTTGCTAGCCCACACTGATGCCCAGGCTGCCACATGGTCACTATTATTGCTACCCCTGCTAGCTAGATCGAACTAGCCTGAGCTTGCCTGTCTGCTGCAATGACACCTTCACTTGTTAGGATAGAGATACCCTAGACACGGACTGTCAGCCagtgcctgggagctgcaggagggccCTGGGGTTCAGCCGTGCAAACGTGGAGTAGAAACTCTGCTGCTGGTACCCACTACCCCAGGAGCCTTTGCAGTCAGGCTCTGTTCTGGAACAGCTGGTGTCGGGTGAGgcagctcctttgaagtcagtctGCGCTGTGCTGATTTgcaccggctgaggatctggctcagatcTCATCATTATGCCTTTATTTAATAGCAGCTGATTAGCAGAGAGAGAGTCCCTGGCGATTAATATCCACGAAACCAGATTGTTTCTTCCGTCAGTATCAAACAGGTTTTGCTGCATCGGCGATGGGGCCCCATCCCTCTGCACTGACAGTCAGTAGGCAGCGAAGTGCACTGGGGGCTGGGACGGGATGGTTTGAGGCACCTGTCCATCTCAGCTGCACGACTCCTGGTAACACTCAAGGAGGTTAAAGAGGAAGGGGTTGCCCGTTCAAAGGAGCTGAAATCCCCTGGTGAGATATGTGGTGCCAGGCGTTTTGGAGACTAGCCTGGGGGCACCACATTTCACCCATCGCAGAGCCAGAAGGGCAGCTTGCCAGGACCCCCGTAGGCAGCAGCACTATCAGTAATAGAGCAGGGCTTCATGTCCCAGCAGGCCGTACGCCGTCTGGATCCCAGTGGGTGCTGTGCAGGAGgcatgctggggctggggctgccccgtgCATTCGTGCGCAGCTCCAGCTCTGCTTCCTTCATTCGGGGCTCAGCATGTTTGGAGCCATGTGCCTCTAGGCCACCCACTCACTGAACgccatggggagggaggaattgaGCAGGGTGTCCCAACTGCACCTGAGAGCATGCGCTGCCCTGAGGCTGGAGGGCTTGTGCCAGACCActggcccctgctcccctctgtaGCATGCTGCATCCAGTTCTTGGGCATTCAGGCCTTATGATTTCCAGGGAtagcagccccccagctccctgtccccaactcctgctccctgctggcatGAGTGGGGCTCAGCCCCCCTCTCCATCCTCCCTGCTCATCCTGGAGACCCCTTCTTCCCCCGAGGACAGTGCAGTGCTGGTGACACTTAGTGCAGGGGATCCTGCTAgggcccccgccccgctcctcaCACGGCTCTGTCTTCCCCTTGCAGGGTGTACGAGTACCAGAAGATCCCGCCCCTTATCAATCGCATTCCAGTCAAGACCAGACGAGCCCACGTGGGGGCAGGTGGCAAGAGCAGCCTGATCCCCCACCCGGGGCCAAGAGGCAGCGGCAACGCAGCACTGGGTCGGACTAAGCGTAAGCGTCACGGATCGTGGGGGGGCGGGCGGTGACTGGAGGGGATGCTAGGGGCACTGAGCGGGTCACTGCTCTAGGTCGTGGAGAGTGTCCCGGGGAGGGTGAGGCACAAGGACAGCGTGGCTTGGGCAGAGCGTGGCTCAGGTGGCTACTCAGGGCGGGGGCTACTCCGCACTGCTTGCTATGTTCTCCATAGGAAGGAGCCTGCTGCCGAGAGCTCCCAGCCCGAGCAACGAAAGAACTCGGCCTTTAAATAGATTTTACAGGCTGCTGTCTCCAAGGGGACTCCCCAAAACTGCTAACTGGCCTGTGCCCATGCAGCTGCCTGGCGCGTGCCCCCACGTGTGAGTTTGACAGGCACAGCGTTTTCAAACATAGGTGCCCCCGAAACTGGGACCTTCCAACGTGCCAAGGGATTTAGGGAGCCTTGTGGAGGggcccttaaaggggcctgatgtTCCAAAATCCAGGCCCCTTCCAGGTGCCTCCAGGGGGGAAAAGCTTGGCCCAATTGCTGTGCATTTAGAAGAGGAAATACACAGCAGGTGCAAAGGGAGACAGAGACCTGCCCGCAGCTTGGAGGTTCAGACAGCAGCACCCAGCACTTAACTGATGCTTAACCACCAAGAGCCACAGTGTGCAGAATGGCTCTGAGGTGGGCCGCCCAGCCAGGCTGCCAACCCCGCCGGGATCACCCTCCCCATTGCTTCCAGGCTAGGTACGTCTCCATGGAGCCTAAtggcctctcctcctcccttgtgCAGTGCGTGCCGAAGAGCTGCATTCCATCAAGGGAGAGCTGAGCCAGATCAAAGCCCAGGTGGACAGTTTGCTGGAGAGTCTGGATCGGATGGACCAGCGGCGGGAGCGGCTGCCTGGGGAGAGAGGTAAGAGgagaaggggtgggtgggggaggctgtTACCCACACACGCACCACGCAGATGTGAGGgcccagcagctgggcaggaacaccccccccgcccatgaGACTGTCCACAGGGATGCCTCTGAACTGGTTCTGAGAGGACAGCTCCAGagctggcaggggggctgcagtGTGGCCCAAGGTGCGCTGTGCAGAGAGGATAGGTGCCATGCTCCCCCAGCTAAGCCAGCTGGTCTGTTGCCTCCTAGGAACCTCCCCCGCTGTGCTCGCTAGCAGGACACTGCAGCCTGCTTCGTGGAAGGATTAGGGGGTGACTATcgggctcctggctggctgccgcATGGTCCTGGTTTGGCCGTCACAGACTAACAGTCCTTTGGGATGGGGCATTTCCCTAGTGACTTGTGAGCACATCCCTCCCAGGCAGAGCAgaaagcagccagagccctggagcTGCCGAAGGCCTCTGCTGTCTAGGGGCTGCTCTGATCTTGCAGG
The DNA window shown above is from Natator depressus isolate rNatDep1 chromosome 12, rNatDep2.hap1, whole genome shotgun sequence and carries:
- the LOC141996408 gene encoding RNA-binding Raly-like protein isoform X2; translation: MTLFGSEDGCWRYLDMAREPKPSRARPGQKRQHGGTLYHSNCDLDYELYRDDFPYRVYEYQKIPPLINRIPVKTRRAHVGAGGKSSLIPHPGPRGSGNAALGRTKLRAEELHSIKGELSQIKAQVDSLLESLDRMDQRRERLPGERGRAESSQSPGAAEGLCCLGAALILQAPRRVRRRRRLKRAKSPRTQWGTRCGSHKGRRPQLLTRRAT
- the LOC141996408 gene encoding uncharacterized protein LOC141996408 isoform X1 codes for the protein MTLFGSEDGCWRYLDMAREPKPSRARPGQKRQHGGTLYHSNCDLDYELYRDDFPYRVYEYQKIPPLINRIPVKTRRAHVGAGGKSSLIPHPGPRGSGNAALGRTKLRAEELHSIKGELSQIKAQVDSLLESLDRMDQRRERLPGERGSKEGEKKKKAQASEEPSYPVGDSLREPQGKETPAADAQSDLRDIDSEEESTDTEETMKNHTSDPEGSQ